The Dehalococcoidia bacterium genome includes a region encoding these proteins:
- a CDS encoding HNH endonuclease domain-containing protein has protein sequence MSERPDVVAFAEKVLELLEEGRYTATYKYAVLLALMDLCLERADRSGLPPSTVTTRELARRVVELYWPHTEPYPGARAGEVLQQNVGGQAEIVAAIAAFRRRAAPEAAAVWQAEQRTPREFERLLREVEWKLVQMPLPRLQRIGRVTDEFIYSIHWDEGIRRRVLQEYWAGRAGFDNRILLKPGVGGFLRDLHGLLRPLIHRRWAAMVATLNRLPEAQLEAFLFGRDRVDTAPVRAPLWELQERRCFYCGGRIGEPGQGVVDHFVPWARHPDSGLDNLVVADARCNGWKGACHLVVMEHGLHDQTFNHSACCKVVEQDEHLGFKPPFNAAICVCKSREMLLLVQKPL, from the coding sequence GTGAGCGAGCGCCCGGACGTCGTCGCCTTCGCCGAGAAAGTCCTCGAGCTCCTCGAGGAGGGTCGCTACACCGCCACCTACAAGTACGCCGTGCTGCTGGCCCTGATGGACCTCTGCCTGGAGCGTGCCGACCGCTCGGGCCTACCACCCTCGACGGTGACGACGCGCGAGCTCGCCCGCCGGGTGGTCGAGCTCTACTGGCCGCATACCGAGCCCTACCCGGGGGCGCGCGCCGGCGAGGTCTTGCAGCAGAACGTCGGAGGCCAGGCGGAGATCGTCGCGGCCATCGCCGCCTTCCGCCGGCGGGCGGCGCCGGAGGCCGCGGCCGTCTGGCAGGCCGAGCAGCGCACGCCCCGCGAGTTCGAGCGGCTGCTCCGCGAGGTGGAGTGGAAGCTCGTCCAGATGCCGCTGCCGCGCCTGCAGCGGATCGGCCGCGTCACCGACGAGTTCATCTACTCCATCCACTGGGACGAGGGCATCCGGCGGCGCGTGCTGCAGGAGTACTGGGCCGGGCGGGCGGGCTTCGACAACCGGATCCTGCTCAAGCCGGGCGTCGGCGGCTTCCTGCGCGACCTCCACGGGCTGCTCCGGCCGCTGATCCACCGGCGCTGGGCGGCGATGGTGGCCACGCTCAACCGGCTGCCGGAGGCCCAGCTCGAGGCGTTCCTGTTCGGCCGGGACCGGGTGGACACGGCGCCCGTCCGGGCGCCCCTCTGGGAGCTCCAGGAGCGGCGCTGCTTCTACTGCGGCGGGCGGATCGGCGAGCCCGGGCAGGGCGTGGTCGATCACTTCGTGCCGTGGGCGCGCCACCCGGACAGCGGCCTCGACAACCTGGTGGTGGCCGACGCCCGGTGCAACGGCTGGAAGGGCGCTTGCCATCTCGTGGTGATGGAACATGGGCTTCACGATCAAACTTTCAATCACTCGGCTTGCTGCAAGGTGGTTGAACAAGACGAGCATCTCGGCTTTAAACCACCTTTCAAT